CCTGGTGATGGTCGACGGCCAGGGCATCGCCCATCCGCGCCGTCTGGGCATCGCCGCGCATCTCGGCCTGTGGCTCGATCTGCCGACCCTCGGGGTGGCCAAGAAACGCCTGTGCGGTCGGCATGGCGAGGTGCCGGCGGCCAGGGGTGAATGGACCGCGCTGAGCGACAAGCGTCGCGACGAGGACCCGGGCGACGCGCCGGTCGATGCCAGCGGCCGGGTGATCATCGGCGCCCTGTTGCGCTCGCGGCAGAACGTCAAGCCGGTGATCGTCTCGCCGGGCCATCGGCTGAGCCTGGCCACCGCGCTGGACTGGACGATCGCCTGCCTGGGCCGTACCAAGCTGCCGGAACCGACGCGGCTGGCGGATCGTATCGCCTCGCGGCGCGGCAGCCGCTTCGTCGAGCCGGGCGGTTCGCGGCTATAAACCCAGTGCTCTGCCGTCTCGCGTGGGAGCGAATTCAATCTCGATAGCGTTACTTGCTTGACCATACCAGGGTGCCTGGCGGCGCCAATCGGGAACAAGTTCCCTCCCACAAAAACCTCCAGGTTCATACCCAGTGGGCCGTCCAGACCGGGTTTCGTAGGAGCGAATTTATTCGCGATAACGGGACGAGACCCGCTCGCACCTTGCCTGGGTATACTCTCGGTACGCTGTATCCCGACTCCATCCAACCAAGGCTTGCCGCCATGTCCGCTTATCCAACCGAAGCCGCCGTGATCGCCGCGACCCGC
The genomic region above belongs to Halomonas zincidurans B6 and contains:
- the nfi gene encoding deoxyribonuclease V (cleaves DNA at apurinic or apyrimidinic sites) is translated as MPGTSLYSFPRKPLHDWSLTPEQAVALQRELAPRVERHDRLDDVEWIAGMDIGFEDEGATTRAAVVLLHWPDLTPVDEIVHREPTRMPYLPGLLSFREIPAALSAFARLSRRPDLVMVDGQGIAHPRRLGIAAHLGLWLDLPTLGVAKKRLCGRHGEVPAARGEWTALSDKRRDEDPGDAPVDASGRVIIGALLRSRQNVKPVIVSPGHRLSLATALDWTIACLGRTKLPEPTRLADRIASRRGSRFVEPGGSRL